One window from the genome of Glycine soja cultivar W05 chromosome 12, ASM419377v2, whole genome shotgun sequence encodes:
- the LOC114379108 gene encoding peroxidase 3-like, whose product MGSQSCFKALIICLIALIGSTQAQLQLGFYAKSCPKAEKIILKYVVEHIRNAPSLAAALIRMHFHDCFVNGCDGSVLVDSTPGNQAEKDSIPNLTLRGFGFIDAIKRLVEAECPGVVSCADILALTARDSIHATGGPYWNVPTGRRDGLISRAADPLRSLPAPFHNLTTQLTLFGNVGLDANDLVLLVGAHTIGVAHCSSIATRLYNFTGKGDTDPTLDSEYAKNIKTFKCKNINDNTIIEMDPGSRDTFDLGFYKQVVKRRGLFQSDAEFLTSPITRSIIDRQLQSTQGFFEEFAKSIEKMGRINVKLGTEGEIRKHCARVNN is encoded by the exons ATGGGTAGCCAGAGTTGCTTCAAGGCTTTGATTATTTGCCTTATAGCATTAATTGGATCAACTCAAGCTCAATTGCAGCTTGGTTTCTATGCCAAAAGTTGTCCAAAGGCcgagaaaataattttgaagtatgTTGTAGAGCATATCCGCAATGCTCCATCACTAGCAGCTGCTCTCATAAGAATGCACTTCCATGATTGTTTTGTCAAT GGTTGTGATGGATCAGTGCTTGTGGACTCAACACCAGGCAATCAAGCTGAAAAGGACTCTATTCCAAATCTTACACTCCGAGGCTTTGGTTTCATTGACGCAATAAAGAGGCTTGTTGAAGCTGAATGCCCTGGGGTAGTCTCTTGTGCTGATATCTTGGCCTTGACCGCCAGAGACTCTATTCATGCCACT GGTGGACCCTATTGGAATGTTCCAACAGGACGAAGGGATGGGCTCATCTCTAGAGCAGCAGATCCGTTACGCAGCCTGCCTGCTCCATTTCACAACCTCACTACCCAACTAACACTCTTTGGCAATGTTGGACTTGATGCAAACGACCTTGTCTTGCTTGTTG GTGCTCACACAATTGGTGTTGCCCATTGTTCATCAATTGCAACTCGTCTATACAATTTCACTGGCAAGGGTGACACAGATCCAACACTAGACAGTGAATAtgcaaaaaatatcaaaacttTTAAGTGTAAGAACATTAATGATAATACAATTATTGAGATGGACCCTGGAAGTCGCGATACATTTGATCTTGGATTTTATAAACAAGTTGTTAAGAGAAGGGGCTTGTTTCAGTCAGATGCTGAATTTCTTACTAGCCCTATCACAAGGTCTATTATCGATAGACAACTTCAATCAACTCAAGGATTCTTTGAGGAATTTGCCAAGTCTATCGAGAAAATGGGACGAATTAATGTCAAGCTTGGAACTGAAGGGGAGATAAGGAAACATTGTGCACGAGTTAATAACTAA